A stretch of DNA from Balearica regulorum gibbericeps isolate bBalReg1 chromosome 7, bBalReg1.pri, whole genome shotgun sequence:
ccacctgagagtgctgagggagctggtggaggagcttgccaagcctccctccatcatttatcaacagtcctggCTAAGAGGGGAGGTCCCGGATGACTGGAGGCTTgccaatgtgacacccatctacaagaagggccgaAAGAGGAtctgggaaactacaggcctgtcagcctgacctcagtACCCACGAAGGTTATGGAACAGTTCATCTTGGGTGCGCTCATCAAGTGTATGCAAGACAACCAGGGGATgaggcccagccagcactggttcatgaaaggcaggtcctgtCTGAACCAACatgatctccttctatgacctgGTGACCCACCTAGTGGAtaaaggaaaggctgtggatgttatctacctggacttcagtaaagcgTTCGACATGGTCTgccacagcattctcctagagaagctggtggctcatagcttagacaggtgcactcttcgctgggtcaaaaactggctggaaggctgagcccagagagttgtggtgaacagagttaaatctagttggtggctggtcacaagcggtgttcccctgggctcagtcttggggccagtcttgtttaatatttgaatcaatgatctggatgaggggagCGAGTGCGCCCTCAGTCagtttgtggatgacactaAGTTGGGAGGGAGTGTCGAtgtgcttgagggtaggaaggctctgcagagggatctggacaggctggatcgatgggccaaggccagctggatgaggtttaacaaggccaagtgccgggtcctgcacttgggtcacaccAATTCCAGtcaacgctacaggcttggggcagagtggctggaaagcagctgcctggaggaaaaggacctgggtgtgCTGGTTAACATCTGGCTGAACATGAggagcagtgtgcccaggtggccaagaaggccaaccGCATCCTGGCTAGTATCAGGactagtgtggccagcaggagtagggacattatcgtccccctgtactgggcactggtgaggccgcacctcgagtactgtgttcagttttgggcccctcagtacaagaaggatgctgaggtgctggagaatgtccagagaagggcaacaaagctggtgaagggactggagcacaagtcttacaaGAAGCGGCTGAGGGAAGTGGGGTTGTTTAgtgtggagaagaggaggctgaggggagaccgTATCGTGCTCTACAACTACGTGAAAagaggttgtggtgaggtgggtgttggtgtCTTCTCCCAAGCTACAAgtgaaatggcctcaaatttctccaggggaggtttaggttggatatcaggaaaaatttcttccctgaaagggcggtcagacattggaacaggctccccagagaggtggtggagtcaccatccctggaggtgttcaaaaagcatgtagacgtggcacttcgggacatggtctagtagacgtggtgttgggttgacagttggacttgatgatcctagaggtcttttccaaccttaaagattctagGATTCTCTGATTCAAGTATGAGACTGTCCATATCAAGAGTCAGGAAAAGAGAGATGTCAGGAGAACAGCTTGTGGAAAGAGGAAACTGATGGGGAAGCCTAGAGGAAGTGGCTGCAGGGACTTGAAACAAAGTGCGGTGATGTCCCATCAgtgcaggggaagagggaagggttGGTGAGACAcatgggagggcagggagagagtggGATTTGTGTAGCTATGAGTGTGTAAAAGGCTGGAAGAAGACCTGGAATAGCAGAGTGGGAGGGGGTCTGATGCTGAAGTGAAAGAGGTTGAGTTTTGacttgcaggcagcagcagcaggaggacgTGCAGCCCCAGAGCTTTTTAGCCTTCTCACCCCCTTTGAGCCTTGCATGTGTCCAACTGCTGTCCTGCACTCAGCATCACGCACCCTCACAGCTCCCTGCCCCCAGGAAGAGCCCTGAACATCCCATGAGTGAAAGGGTCCCCATGCCCAGGGGGCAAGAGCTTTCATAATCACATCCACATTTCACTTTCCGCTTCTACCCATCACCTCTAACTTCCTGCTTCATCAGCCCCCAGGATGGTCACCTCTTCTCATCATTCCCTCCATGCTCTCTTCAGCGATTTGTCTTAATTGGGCCTGCAAACACCCTCAGAAACCATGGGATTTGCTTCTGATGTGTAGTTCTCTAGAGGCTTGTTCCAACTTCTTTCAGGACCTGCAGTTCAGGAGCTCTGCACCAGAGGGCTCATTAACATGCAAAACCTCCTAACAAGCCAAGTCTCAGGGCATCATTTTTGTTATTCCTCACTTCTTCAGCGGTTAATTAGAGACATTTCAGGATTGTAGTCACAGTGAAAAGATGTCAATGCTAAAAAACTATAGGAACAGATTTTTCCCAcctctcttgatttttttgcttccagGTGATGTGATAGGAACAATTTCCAGTTGATATTGATCCTGTGTGTCTGCTGATGGAGACTGACTATGTCTGAGCCTTTCTGTCAGAAACTCTGTGAAGAGCCTTCATCCCTACGCTCCAACCCCACCGTTTTCCCTTCAGCCACCTTACAGTAGCCCTGTTCCCATCCGAGCATTCCCCACTGAAGTTTGCAGCTGCAAGTTTCAGCCCGTTGGCACCAACATCCACCGGGTTTACTTGGAGAACGAGCTGCACGCAGACACAGCAGGGTGTTTCTTAATGgtgaacaaacacaaaaacGCACAATCTAAGGAAGGCACAGAtcaatgaaaaggaaagtcCATTTCTCAGCTGTACATTAGGTCCACATGAGGTCCTCTGAATTCCAACAGTGGGAAATCTTAGCCCAACGGAAACCACAGTTGTGTGTCAAAGAGAGATGCCAGGAGCCCTCCAAGCACTCCCTGCTTGGACCTCTTGGTCCATATTGACTCTTTGCACACAGCGAGTAACACCCTGAAGTCAAGAGCTCCCTCGATTCACGGAGGGAAGCAAAGAGTCAAAGTCAATGAAATGCTCTCTTTTCAACAGCTAAAATTGCCCTAATCCAGATGTATCCGGTTTATAGGCACGTCTTCAAGTTCTCTCATGCCCTGCAAGGGAATTGAGATGTGACTTCATTGtaggggaaggcagggatgaGAATGGTTTTGGACATCGTGAGTGCACTTGCCCAGGCTTCCTTGTCTAGTCAAGAGAGAGGAATGAGTTCCCTCAAGTGAGATGCCTTGGCCTTCTCTGCCtggccaccagctcctgcttcaGGAAGGCTCCCGTAGGTCCTGGGTCACATTTCCCTGTCCCACATAAGGGCTTTAGTCTTGGAGGAAGTGGCCACTTCTGAGTGTTGACTGCATCACCCTCGGAATGAAGACGTGAAGCAACAGTACAATCATAGACAGAAAAGATCTCGCGAATACCTGTGCAAGGAGGCTTTATGTTCAGAACTTTGAGGCTGATCTCCAAGTTCACATGGCTTTTGTCATGGGCCCTGGACATGGACAAGCAAGATGACGACACATTCTCTCCCTCTATGTAAATAGAGATATATACAGCCCAATTCCAAACCCCATTTCTCCCAACACTTGGAGAGGAGAAattgttctgcagagctgtaaaCCAGCCAGGATGTCCCTAAGCTGGGTCACTTCAAGGGGCTCCTAACCGTCCCAGCCTGTCTCTCCTGAAAAGCCTGTACCCACCCACTGCAGCACCCCAAGCTGTGTGACGTGTCCCACCACACCAGGACATCAATGTCAAAAAGCACAGGCTCCAGGTGGCCCTATCTTTGACCTCACCTGAGGCCACAGGTGGACATTTTGGCTGTAGCATGGGAGGTGTGCCTCCAGGCCAAGCTCTGACTTGTCTCAGGGAAACCTGGTGCCAAGGGTCCAAGCAGTGTGTGCAGAGGCTTTGCTTCTGAGCAGAGACATGCCCAAGTGGTTGGCAGATGGAAACATTAAGCTGAAACTGGATGCCAAGAGAGTGAGCAAGCCCTGCTGTCCCCCAGGCCAGAGAGAAACAGGCTGGAAACAGCTGTCCCTGTGCTACAGGACACCATGCCATCAGAAGAATCCCTGCACAGGCTGTCCAAAAGACAACAAATAGAGACAGATTCTGTCATCCTAAATGTGCGCATCTGATGTCATTTCTGCTGGACAAAACGATTCCCTACCCGCCTACATGAAGATGGCTCCAGGTGCTGCCCTGTCTCTCAGCAGTGCTCCACTAGGCCTGGCAGCTGGCTCTACGTGTCTTCAACCACCTCTGGCGCTTCAAGTGTCACCAGACATTTGCATCTGAACACCTCAGGCCTGTCCCCTGTCTCCAGTAATTCGTATTAATGACTGAGCTGAGACAAGGAGTTCATATGCAGGCATCTCTTATGTGCCCACCTGAACTGAGGCCAGAGTGTCAGCgaaatccaggaataaacctcgtaacaccaatgtggtattaaaaggcaggcattctttatggcagcgctggatgcacgggggatagctccacccaacgtgcatgccaggtgatcaccaacacacaggttatgtaggatcaaaacatacatattcattgtttttctcagaaaaggcagtcctatgataatcgtttcttagaatccatttccatattctcctccccgtcacgcatgctcagtgatttgagtcggtggtcttcaaggggtctctggtggtcgtcagtggttgtgcacccatgtccgctgggtgaccctcttcttgcaggcatgcgcagtgTCCTTATTGTAGGTGCActtgtccataacaacttacttcataagattaatatctccgaacctattgttcagttgggtagggactgtgcatggaacagagcagcattgtaccttgccatggtcagttagcttcattacctattaccttggttacaaactaattagctcaacctgattctatagtttctgtctcatGGGCCCTATTCCGCGGTTACAAGAGGAATCCCACCACCTGTGGGTTTGTTGTGGGCATGGGGGGCAGCTGAGTCCACTTCTAGCCCCAGGACTACAGACACGGAATGGGGGCTGAATGCCGTCCCTCAGCAGAGGTAAAGGAGATCATTCCCTGTCCCCATCTGGGTGTCCTGTCTAAAGATGGGACAAACACTGTTGGAAGGAAAAGTTTCTGTTCCCGCTGAGAGAAGGAACATCAGTGACTGCTTCAGGCTGTTTCAGGGGAGGTTCTCCTGGAGCCCCAGGGACACCTGGAGGCAGCCCAGAGGGGACAGAAAAAGTGCCACCTTgggctggtcctctgctgctgagctgggccgggctcctgggatggagggagctcatggcccgtgggcagcgctgcagagagacagctctgcccaggagcagggctgagggcactgcctgcaggcagcgagAGGAGGGAATTGAGGCTGAGAGAGCTTCAAGGCAGTTGGGAGCGGGAGGATGCTGAGAGCTCCCTGGAGGAGAAATCTTCACAGTCCTCGACGTGGTAAGTCTGTGGGTGCAGGGCAAGGCAGCTTCAGTGCCTGGAGGGATCTCCTCCAGCTGGTAGAGCTGACAGGTTGTGGGCTGTGTCAGAAGGACTCTGAGAGtttgtgcagcacagagcaggaggacgtgctgcagagcagggatgccCTGCTGCCCCATCAGTGGGACAAGGCATGagggctgccttctgctgtggaCGGCTGCAGGGGTATGAAGCtgggtgtgcaggcaggggtgcccagggctgtcctTGCGAGCAGGGTCCCTGCGCCCCAGGGGCTgtgtgccggggcagggacTCTGCCGCCTGCCAGGGTCAGCACTCAGCCTTCCCCGAGAGCTTCCCACAGCACtggggagaagctgtgggtAGAAGGAGCAACCCCcggcagggcaaggcagggttctgctgctcctgcttctgctgagaGGCTGCTGCGTAGGACAGCGCTGCTCACAGCTCCAGGTCACTTTGGCAGAGGAGGCTTTTGAAGAAGGACATCAAGGCAGGGTTTACCTGAAAGGGAAGGAGCCTGTTCTTTCCATCTTCTGCTCTCAGTGGTCTCAGGGGTGCGGGGAAGGTTTTGGACGTGGAAATTATTCTCTTAGTTTGGGAGGAGGAACTGAAACTCAAAGTCTGTTTCACTTAGAGATTTATAAATCACAGACCAAATTTGGCTTACAGAGAGCCCCACATCAGCTGCCCAGCCTCATCTGCCCGCCCACCCAGCAGAGCCTCTGCCCTCAAGGCCACAGGGTCCAGGACAGGAgctgcctcctctgcagccagagctccAGTAGAGCAGACGTGCATCCCTGCCGACATGTTCTGATtgccttctgcagagaaaagggaCTGAGAGCAACTGGCCTGGGATGTCACCAACTGGAaggagctgtgctctgctgcgtAAGGAGGCTTCACTGAGTACCTGcccctctttctctccttttccccattTGCAGAAAGATcagggtgctgctgcttctctttttgtggttgtttttttttttctttttctttgctccctctcttcttcctcctccttttttttgttgctattgGAAGGTCTGGATTTTGGGGCAAGGGGGTGTGGGGAGTGCCTCAGATGCATTTCAGGCACTGACCCTGGGGTCTCTGGGCAATGCAGTGTGTGGGACTTGGAAACAAGCTGATTGTCCCTTCAGGAGACCCCGGGCAGCTGAGCATCTCCCTGGGGTGACGATGTTGTAGGTGGCAACTTGATTTGAGAAAGGATCTGTCTCAGCCGTGAGAGATTCAGGCACAGGCTTTGCTGTTCAGGAGGCCAGAGCTGGAAGGGCTGCGATCCTCCCTGGGCTCTTCCCTCTCAGAGACAGGCGGCCTGGGTGCTGACTTCATCACACCACAGTAAATAGGGACAATTCCCATGCAGTCACTGAAGCAAAGACCTCTCACTCAACCAAAGGCACCCATTGCCAGGAATGCCTAGTCAATGCCCGGGCTGTTTGACACCACTGCGATAGCGCAGGTCTAACTGCTCTGGAGCTCATGGGCAGGGCCCTGCTCATAACCGAGCAGCACAAACCTGAGCTCACTAAAAGAATCTGAAGGAAGGTTCCCCAACAAAAGAGAAGCCATTGTAGGGGATATCTAAGGGAAACGGCATAGACTGGCTCAGAGAGTCTGCCCTCACGTGTCCATGTCTTCTCCTCTGTCACCAGTCCCATCTTCCCAGAATGGACACatgtccaacagcagctccatcacccagttcctcctcctggcctttgcagacacacggcagctgcagctcttgcacttctggctcttcctgggcatctacctggctgccctcctgggcaacggcctcatcatcaccaccatagCCTGTGACCACcgcctccacacccccatgtacttcttcctctcccaccTCTCTGTTCTGGACCTGGGCTCCATTTCCACCACTCTTCCCAAAGCCATGGCCAATTCCCTCTGGGACACCAGGGCCATCTCCTATGCAGGATGTACTAcccaggtatttttttttgttttctctgctaaTACAGAGTTTTACCTTCTCACTGTCATGGCCTACGACCGctacgttgccatctgccaACCCCTGCACTATgggaccctcctgggcagcagagcttgtgtccacatggcagcagctgcctggggcagtgggtttctctATTCTGTTCTGCACAcggccaatacattttccatacccctctgccagggcaatgctgtgggacagtccttctgtgaaatcccccagatcctcaagctctcctgctcacacTCCTACCTCAGGGAGATTTGGCTTCTTGCGGCTAGTTCATTTTTagcttttggttgttttgtgttcattgtggtgtcctatgtgcagatcttcagggccgtgCTAAGGATCCCCTCGgagcagggacggcacaaagccttttccacgtgcctccctcacctggccgtGGTCTCCCTCTTTGTCAGCACTGCCATGTTTGCCTACCTGAAGCCCCCCTCCATGtcgtccccatccctggatcTGGTGATGGCAGTTCTGTACTCggtggtgcctccagcagtgaaccccctcatctacagcatgaggaaccaggagCTCAAAGATGCCATCAAGAAAGTGATTCCATGGACATTTTTCTGTAGGGAAATGTTTACCACCTATCTCCACAATTGATTCTAAAACTGTCTGATTACAGACTGGGTTTgaattttttgggttttgtgggtttgggggtttttgttgttgttcttgtttgttttttgtttaatttcttttttttaactatcattattattatcattattgctgttgttattgTCATTGATGGTTATTATGTTCCTAGAGAACTGTGGACATTCGTGTCACTTCATCCGAGGCATGTACCTGTTTTGCGTCACCTGCTGCCCTTACTAAAGTGCGTTAGCACTGCTCAGAGCGAGCCTCTCTCATAGTACCTCTGTAACAAAGTGGGATCCTCCCGGTGCAGTGCTTTCAGGCTGGGCTCTTTCTCCAGAGAGGCCTGAGGAGCTGCACCCCTGAagttcctcttcctctctgtctttGGGACTAAAAAgctcaatttctttttgtgaCCTTTTAGAGACATAGGAGTAGATTTATGAGTCAAAGTCTAGTGAGAGTGAAGATGTGAGTGCGGGTGAGTGTGAGTGCGGGATGTACCCAGGGCTTTCCCCCAGGTGACATTCAAGACACCCATCTTCTAGGAGGGGAATCTGGAGCTGTCTGGAGAGCACGGTAGTTCTCCAAGGACAGCATGCCTTTGGGGTGGTGTGGAGATGGAAGAGGTGGGCATCGATGGGGTTTGGGCCCAAAAGTACAGGGCATGTGCAGACCTCCCCAGTTCCTCTCCACCAGCCTGGAGCAGGAATTCCCACAGAGGGACACGCTGGTCCAGCTGTGGCTACACCACGGCTCACTGCAGGGGGAGCAAAAGTCAAGAGGTCTGGGTGGCCATGCTCCTCGCAAGATATCCATCCCCCTGTGCAGCTGGCCTTCTTCATGGTGAGCATCCACCACTGGCTCCGTCCCTTGTAGTGCCCATGCCATGTAGTGCTGTCCCTTGTAGTGCCCATGCCATTCTCCTCAGGCTCACTGCTCAGTCGGTCAGGTTCCAGCTGGCCCTGACCTACGGGGTTATCCTTCCCCTCCACGCAGCACTGGCCACTTCTCCTTGTGAAACTGAAGAGGTTTCTGGTGGCCAAATCCCAGAGTTTCTCCAGGTCCCCCTGGACTGAAGCTCCATGTACTCAGCTGTGAATGTTTGCATGCAGATGGCTCTCCCTGCTTGGGGTGACCCATCACCAAGCGATCACCACACGAGAAGCCTGAGGTGCCCTTGCAGAACCTCTTCACCGCTCTGCAGGCTGAGGAGGAAAGACCCGCCACATCAGGAGAGACGCTGGAGCTGAGGAAGGCAGCCCGAGCTGCTCCCCGTATAACAACCAGCGCAACTGAGAAAAAGCGACGGCTTATAGCAGTAGGCGACCCTCTTCAGAGAG
This window harbors:
- the LOC142602570 gene encoding olfactory receptor 14J1-like is translated as MSNSSSITQFLLLAFADTRQLQLLHFWLFLGIYLAALLGNGLIITTIACDHRLHTPMYFFLSHLSVLDLGSISTTLPKAMANSLWDTRAISYAGCTTQVFFFVFSANTEFYLLTVMAYDRYVAICQPLHYGTLLGSRACVHMAAAAWGSGFLYSVLHTANTFSIPLCQGNAVGQSFCEIPQILKLSCSHSYLREIWLLAASSFLAFGCFVFIVVSYVQIFRAVLRIPSEQGRHKAFSTCLPHLAVVSLFVSTAMFAYLKPPSMSSPSLDLVMAVLYSVVPPAVNPLIYSMRNQELKDAIKKVIPWTFFCREMFTTYLHN